A genome region from Sceloporus undulatus isolate JIND9_A2432 ecotype Alabama chromosome 1, SceUnd_v1.1, whole genome shotgun sequence includes the following:
- the LRRC73 gene encoding leucine-rich repeat-containing protein 73: protein MLPGSIQISGETLSSAEIRDICESLRENSIKLLSLRGCQLSDRDFGRICRGVAESHSLAQLNLNLGIVSNINRVKQLAEALKTNRSVQSLFLHGSPLTDAGLAFLNPALSIHPSLVALDLGDCMLGDEGINLICGLLPPDGAKSGLKELTLSANPGITAKGWGRLAIAVAHSSQVRVLNLDYNPLGDQIAAMLAVSVASSRTLEVLDLEGTGLTNQSALILLDMVENYPTALRTLILAENNISPELQQQISDLLSEGEEEEETETREVMAREKNSWICQSNSSSQMVLVTSGLGESLLAETEM, encoded by the exons ATGCTGCCAGGGTCCATCCAGATCTCTGGGGAGACTTTATCCAGCGCTGAGATCCGCGACATCTGCGAAAGCCTCAGAGAGAACTCCATCAAACTCCTGTCCCTCCGGGGCTGCCAGCTCTCCGACCGGGATTTTGGCCGGATTTGCCGAGGGGTGgccgagtcacactctctggcccaactCAACCTCAACCTGGGGATTGTCTCCAACATCAACCGGGTCAAGCAGCTGGCTGAAGCCCTCAAGACCAACCGCTCCGTCCAGTCTTTGTT CCTCCATGGAAGTCCCCTGACCGATGCTGGTCTAGCGTTCCTCAATCCGGCACTCTCCATCCATCCCTCACTAGTTGCTTTGGACCTGGGGGACTGCATGCTGGGTGATGAAGGTATCAACTTGATCTGTGGCCTTCTGCCTCCTGATGGAGCCAAGTCAG GTTTGAAGGAGCTGACCCTAAGTGCTAACCCTGGCATCACAGCCAAAGGATGGGGGCGCCTGGCTATTGCAGTGGCTCACAGTTCCCAGGTGCGAGTGTTGAACTTGGACTACAACCCCC TAGGTGACCAGATAGCGGCAATGCTGGCAGTTTCTGTGGCATCCAGTCGGACCCTAGAGGTTTTGGACTTGGAAGGAACAGGACTTACCAACCAATCAGCCTTG ATTCTGCTGGACATGGTGGAAAACTATCCAACAGCTTTGCGGACGTTGATCCTGGCGGAAAACAACATCAGCCCTGAACTCCAGCAGCAAATCTCTGACCTTCTTTCtgagggtgaggaagaggaggagacggAGACTCGTGAAGTCATGGCCAGAGAGAAGAACTCCTGGATCTGTCAGAGCA ATTCCAGTTCCCAAATGGTTTTGGTAACATCCGGCCTTGGTGAAAGTCTCCTAGCAGAAACAGAGATGTGA
- the YIPF3 gene encoding protein YIPF3, producing MAVPAGSAAGGARGGAGAVAEWGAFEDNMQGAGSAVIDMENMDDTSGSSFEDMGEMHQRIKEEEEVDAEAAAADEEDGEFLGMKGFKGQLSRQVADEMWQAGKRQASKAFNLYANIDILRPYFDVEPNQVRNRLLESMIPVKMINFPQKIAGELYGPLMLVFTLVAILLHGMKTSDTIIREGTLMGTAIGTCFGYWIGVSSFIYFLAYLCNAQITMVQMLSLLGYGLFGHCVTLFITYNIHFHSLFYIFWLGIGGLSTLRMVAVLVSRTVGHTQRLILCGVLAALHMLFLLYLHFAYHKVVEGILDTLERPNIPPFQRVPRDIPVGSILNTTTRPVAALTS from the exons GGTGCGGGTTCTGCTGTGATTGACATGGAAAACATGGATGACACATCTGGCTCCAGCTTTGAAGACATGGGTGAGATGCATCAACGcataaaggaagaggaagaggtggatGCAGAAGCAGCTGCAGCAGATGAAGAAGATGGAGAGTTCCTAGGGATGAAAGGCTTTAAGGGACAATTGAGTCGGCAAGTAGCCGATGAG ATGTGGCAGGCAGGGAAAAGACAAGCCTCAAAAGCCTTCAATCTGTATGCCAACATTGATATCCTCAGGCCCTACTTTGATGTGGAGCCAAACCAAGTTCGGAATCG GTTGCTGGAATCCATGATACCTGTAAAGATGATTAATTTTCCCCAG AAGATAGCAGGTGAGCTGTATGGTCCCCTCATGCTGGTCTTCACGCTGGTGGCCATTTTGCTGCATGGAATGAAGACATCAGATACAATTATT AGGGAAGGGACACTGATGGGCACTGCAATTGGCACCTGCTTTGGTTACTGGATAGGTGTCTCCTCCTTCATTTACTTCTTGGCATACTTGTGCAATGCTCAGATCACCATGGTGCAAATGTTGTCACTACTG GGCTATGGACTTTTTGGGCATTGTGTTACTCTCTTTATCACCTACAACATCCACTTTCACTCCCTTTTTTATATCTTCTGGCTGGGGATTGGTGGTCTTTCTACACTAAGAATG GTTGCTGTATTGGTGTCACGTACAGTGGGACATACTCAGAGACTCATCTTGTGTGGAGTGCTTGCTGCCCTGCACATGCTTTTCCTCCTTTATCTGCACTTTGCTTATCACAAGGTTGTAGAAG GCATCCTGGACACATTGGAAAGACCCAACATCCCTCCCTTTCAAAGAGTTCCCAGAGACATTCCAGTTGGCTCCATTCTGAATACAACTACCAGACCTGTTGCTGCGCTGACCTCATAG